Within Candidatus Francisella endociliophora, the genomic segment ATGAATTGTTGAACCTTTTGGCACAACAACATTATTATGACCAACCCAAGGCTTATGCTCACCATTACGTAATTCATATGCAAGAAAACCTGCGTATATAGCTCCTGTTTGACGAGCATTTACTTCAAGTACATAAGGTACTATTTTGCCATTAACTTGACGAATTAAAAGATCAACTCCAACAATACCTCTAACACCCATTTCACGTAGAAGTTCTGTCATCTGATCACACATTTCTACAACTGCAGGCTCATCACTAAATTTTGACTTATATTTATTACCTAAATGAGTCTGCCCATCTAACATCTGATCACTAAGACCAAGACAAACATCATCTTCTTTTTTATCTGCGATACTTACTTGAAAAGCTGGTGATCCAAGATTATCAAGCCAAGGATCTATCATAAAGACTTCAACCCTTCTCATAAGTTTAAGGATATCTCTTAACTCTTTTTCACTCTCAAATCTATGTATTCCATATCCAGAACAAGCTCTTGGCATAATAACGGCACATTCATAGACTCCTTTATTTTCATAATCTCTATATATTTTAAGTGCTTTTTTAACATAATCATCATCACTAACTGTTGAGATTATATTTACACTTGGAACTAATATGCCTTTATCATGTAACATCTGACGTAAAAAAGATTTATCATTTAAAAATTGAGAAAGAGCTTCTGGTAAACCATGGTTTTTTTTATATTTTATGCCCAATAACTCAATGGCTGTTGCCGCTGTAAATGGTACTAAATGCGTGTATTCAGAATCACTAAATTCAGGGATTTGATCAGCATAATTCATAACTATTGTTGAAAGTCTATAATGCTCCATAAGCTTATCAACAAATATAAAATTATTCATACTAATATAGCTTAGACCTATTTCTCTAAAATACTCAACTATCTTTTCCACCTCAGGTCTAGATTTTTTAGGAAGGATTATCTTATGATCTTTTGCTAAGAGACATAGCGTACGGGTCACATACTTATTTACAAATGAGCTAACAAGATCTGCTCCATAAATATCTGTTGTATTTGGAATGTGGATAGCTTTTTTACCCCATATTCTCTCAGAAATAACATTTGTTGTTTTTATTGTCATTTGATTATGCACCCTTTTGTTGTTTTAACTCACGCGTATTAGCAATAGCACTAGCAAAGATATTCGACACCTTATCTAGCTTATCTTTATCAACTTCTAATTTAGAAATATCATAATTCTTATCGTCAGTTGTGAGCTTAGATAAGATATCCTTAGGAATATCTATACATACAGTTTCTAATTCACACACTAAATAATGAGCAGTTAAGTGCTCAGCCAATATATATGGCTTATCAAATTCAATATCAATCCCAGCTGATCTTAATTCTCGAGTCAAAGAAATTAAAAGCTCTTTTGAGGCAAATATTCCATTACGAGTATCTCCTGTGAAAAGTTCTAAAACTCTTTTCTCTCCCTCTAGATGGGCATTTTTATATAAATCTATATAATCGGTTAATGTATTAGGGGTTTCATTAATTGCTTCAGAATATCTCTCTTGTATGACATTAGGAGAGTAACTAGACATTGTATGCAAATCTATTGACAGTGCATCATAACTTTTTGCTACAGCAACCACATGACACAATTTTTGCATA encodes:
- a CDS encoding ATP-grasp domain-containing protein — its product is MTIKTTNVISERIWGKKAIHIPNTTDIYGADLVSSFVNKYVTRTLCLLAKDHKIILPKKSRPEVEKIVEYFREIGLSYISMNNFIFVDKLMEHYRLSTIVMNYADQIPEFSDSEYTHLVPFTAATAIELLGIKYKKNHGLPEALSQFLNDKSFLRQMLHDKGILVPSVNIISTVSDDDYVKKALKIYRDYENKGVYECAVIMPRACSGYGIHRFESEKELRDILKLMRRVEVFMIDPWLDNLGSPAFQVSIADKKEDDVCLGLSDQMLDGQTHLGNKYKSKFSDEPAVVEMCDQMTELLREMGVRGIVGVDLLIRQVNGKIVPYVLEVNARQTGAIYAGFLAYELRNGEHKPWVGHNNVVVPKGSTIHDYHDYLKSKGIDYTYGDTEGVIITCIGNLELNNKVMILAIANTDERLEEILEIATSFE